One window of Quercus robur chromosome 12, dhQueRobu3.1, whole genome shotgun sequence genomic DNA carries:
- the LOC126708619 gene encoding putative pentatricopeptide repeat-containing protein At5g08310, mitochondrial, producing MALPKITEARNNLRKSIRPCALLSLLFTKNLSHTHRPICTKTHTNIYDSSFHSDLTSITNGFISIFTKKPFSPHNPELNSLSPRLTTQVVESVLNCLKSWKIAHMFFTWASNQCGYKHNCYTYNAMASILSRAGQIPPLRAMVMDIVNLRCSMSPGALGYLVRCLGSAGLFDEANVLFDQARRMGLCVPNDYSYNCLLEALSKSNSVVLIEMRMKEMHDYGWKFSKYTLTPVLQVYCNAGKFEKALSMFNDMNERGWVDLHVFSILVMSFSKWGEVDKAFELIERMEDHNITLNEKTFRVLIHGFVKESRVDKALQLFDKMQQSGFYPDVSLYDVLIGGLCKVKELEKALHLFSEMKQLGIHPDVKILTKLVTFFSEEKKMIQLLEEMQEDIDEEAMSLLYNSVLNALVKNNSINKAFLLLKAMMGDQSDADVVEHKLLSVKKAIRPDTTSFSIVIDGLLGTGKLDSALNIFQHMKQIGCAPNIMIYKNLIDGLCNSNRSEESYELFREMKLSRFEPTRFIYNSIYGCLCRMEDVVAALDLVKEMRVYGYEPYTKHSTLLVKGLCKHGRAVEACKFLASMVQEGFLLDIIPYSAAIDGLIKTQEVDRALELFRDICSRGYCPDVVAYNILISGLCKAKRVSEAEDILHEMEVKGLVPSVITYNLLVDGWCKNGDVDQAMLFLSQMFVKDRKPNVITYTTLMNGLCNAGRPDDALVLWNEMGREGCSPNNIAFMALIHGLCKCGRPDTALVYLHQMQEKEMEPDTFVYVALMSSFLCNLNLPLAFEILKEMAGKGNFPDPLDKNCLIVRDAVLKLLEDARTSSRVRNLIAEGRIPKICCSDVKDEG from the coding sequence ATGGCACTACCAAAAATCACAGAAGCACGCAATAATCTTCGTAAATCCATCAGACCTTGTGCTCTGCTTTCACTTCTCTTCACCAAGAACCTCTCTCACACTCACAGACCCATTTGCACCAAAACTCATACTAATATTTACGACTCATCTTTTCATTCTGACCTCACCAGCATTACAAATGGCTTCATTTCCATCTTCACCAAGAAACCATTTTCCCCACACAACCCAGAACTCAATAGCCTTTCACCAAGACTCACCACCCAAGTTGTTGAAAGTGTGCTAAATTGCCTCAAGAGTTGGAAAATAGCTCACATGTTCTTTACTTGGGCCTCAAATCAATGTGGTTATAAGCACAATTGTTATACTTATAATGCCATGGCCTCAATCCTATCGCGTGCTGGACAAATTCCCCCACTGAGAGCCATGGTCATGGATATTGTAAATTTGCGTTGTTCCATGTCTCCAGGAGCTCTGGGATATCTAGTAAGGTGTTTGGGCAGTGCAGGACTGTTTGATGAAGCTAACGTATTGTTTGATCAAGCTAGAAGGATGGGTCTTTGCGTTCCCAATGACTATAGCTATAATTGTTTGTTAGAGGCTTTATCTAAGTCTAATTCAGTTGTTTTAATTGAAATGAGAATGAAAGAGATGCACGATTATGGTTGGAAATTCAGTAAATACACGCTGACCCCGGTGTTACAAGTTTATTGCAATGCTGGCAAGTTTGAAAAAGCTCTGAGCATGTTCAATGATATGAATGAGCGGGGGTGGGTCGACCTGCACGTATTCTCTATCTTAGTTATGTCTTTTAGCAAGTGGGGTGAGGTAGATAAGGCCTTTGAATTGATTGAGAGAATGGAAGACCATAATATTACGTTGAATGAGAAGACTTTTCGCGTTTTGATTCATGGGTTTGTAAAGGAGTCCAGAGTGGATAAGGCCCTTcaattgtttgataaaatgcagcAATCAGGTTTCTATCCTGATGTTTCACTATATGATGTGCTCATTGGAGGACTCTGTAAAGTAAAGGAGCTGGAGAAAGCCTTACATTTGTTTTCAGAAATGAAGCAGTTGGGAATTCATCCCGATGTTAAAATACTTACAAAGCTTGTGACATTTTTCtctgaagagaaaaaaatgatcCAATTACTCGAGGAAATGCAAGAAGATATTGATGAGGAAGCTATGAGTTTGCTTTACAATTCTGTTCTGAATGCTCTTGTTAAAAACAACTCAATCAATAAAGCTTTTCTCTTGCTCAAGGCAATGATGGGGGATCAATCTGATGCTGATGTTGTGGAACATAAACTCCTAAGCGTTAAGAAAGCCATTCGCCCTGACACCACTTCTTTTAGTATTGTTATTGATGGTCTACTCGGGACTGGTAAGTTGGACTCAGCACTTAACATTTTCCAGCATATGAAGCAAATCGGTTGTGCACCAAATATAatgatttataaaaatttaattgatgGTCTGTGCAATTCAAATAGATCGGAAGAAAGTTATGAGCTTTTCAGAGAGATGAAGCTGTCAAGATTTGAACCAACCCGTTTTATCTACAACTCTATATATGGGTGCCTATGTAGAATGGAAGATGTTGTCGCAGCTCTTGATCTGGTGAAAGAGATGCGTGTCTATGGATATGAACCATATACAAAACATTCTACCTTGCTTGTAAAAGGGCTATGCAAACATGGGAGAGCAGTAGAAGCTTGCAAATTTCTTGCTAGCATGGTTCAAGAAGGTTTCCTCCTTGATATAATTCCCTATTCTGCAGCCATAGATGGTTTAATCAAAACTCAAGAAGTGGATCGAGCTTTGGAGTTATTCCGGGACATTTGTTCTCGTGGCTATTGTCCTGATGTGGTTGCATACAACATATTGATAAGTGGGCTCTGTAAGGCAAAGAGAGTTTCTGAAGCCGAAGATATTCTGCATGAGATGGAGGTCAAGGGGCTTGTCCCCTCAGTCATTACCTACAATCTGCTTGTAGATGGATGGTGCAAAAATGGTGATGTTGATCAGGCCATGCTGTTCCTTTCCCAGATGTTTGTAAAAGATAGAAAGCCTAATGTAATTACTTACACTACTTTGATGAATGGGTTATGCAATGCTGGAAGACCCGATGATGCACTGGTGCTTTGGAATGAAATGGGAAGAGAAGGGTGTTCTCCAAACAATATTGCTTTCATGGCCCTCATTCATGGTCTTTGTAAGTGTGGTAGGCCTGACACGGCACTTGTATATCTTCACCAGATGCAAGAGAAGGAAATGGAACCTGACACTTTTGTCTATGTAGCACTAATGAGTAGTTTTCTATGTAATCTTAACCTACCCTTggcttttgaaattttaaaggaGATGGCTGGAAAAGGAAACTTTCCAGATCCACTGGATAAGAACTGTCTTATTGTTCGAGATGCAGTACTTAAGTTGTTGGAAGATGCCAGGACTTCTTCAAGAGTTAGAAATCTTATTGCAGAGGGTAGAATTCCTAAAATATGCTGTTCAGACGTCAAAGATGAAGGTTGA
- the LOC126708620 gene encoding AIG2-like protein D isoform X2: MSASASANPVGVPVQHHHNVFVYGSLLADDVVKVLLKRVPPSSSAILHSFHRFSIKGRVYPAILPVENKKVTGKVLFGITNPELDILDTFEDVEYERRTVEVSLMDSSEKLQAHTYVWSDKNDPNLYGVWDFEEWKRVHMNDFIKMTTGFVEELEQPESKPRVATYESFYNQDGQNPPTS; the protein is encoded by the exons ATGAGTGCGAGTGCGAGTGCGAATCCAGTTGGAGTTCCAGTTCAACATCATCACAACGTGTTCGTATACGGCAGCCTCTTAGCTGATGATGTCGTTAAGGTTCTCCTTAAGCGCGTCCCTCCCTCTTCCTCTGCCATCCTCCACTCCTt TCATAGATTTAGCATCAAAGGAAGAGTTTATCCAGCTATTCTACCTGTGGAGAATAAGAAAGTAACTGGAAAG GTCTTGTTTGGTATTACAAATCCTGAATTAGATATTTTAGATACTTTTGAAGATGTCGAGTATGAAAGGAGAACTGTTGAGGTTTCCTTGATG GATAGTTCTGAGAAGTTACAAGCTCACACCTATGTATGGAGTGACAAAAATGATCCAAACTTGTATGGAGTTTGGGATTTTGAG GAATGGAAACGAGTACACATGAATGATTTTATCAAGATGACCACTGGGTTTGTGGAAGAATTGGAGCAGCCTGAATCAAAACCAAGAGTTGCCACATATGAATCATTCTATAACCAGGATGGTCAAAATCCCCCTACCTCTTGA
- the LOC126708620 gene encoding AIG2-like protein D isoform X1 — MSASASANPVGVPVQHHHNVFVYGSLLADDVVKVLLKRVPPSSSAILHSFHRFSIKGRVYPAILPVENKKVTGKVLFGITNPELDILDTFEDVEYERRTVEVSLMGRKEKTHYKGLFSYQALETSFPLVPNLPDMKKDSSEKLQAHTYVWSDKNDPNLYGVWDFEEWKRVHMNDFIKMTTGFVEELEQPESKPRVATYESFYNQDGQNPPTS, encoded by the exons ATGAGTGCGAGTGCGAGTGCGAATCCAGTTGGAGTTCCAGTTCAACATCATCACAACGTGTTCGTATACGGCAGCCTCTTAGCTGATGATGTCGTTAAGGTTCTCCTTAAGCGCGTCCCTCCCTCTTCCTCTGCCATCCTCCACTCCTt TCATAGATTTAGCATCAAAGGAAGAGTTTATCCAGCTATTCTACCTGTGGAGAATAAGAAAGTAACTGGAAAG GTCTTGTTTGGTATTACAAATCCTGAATTAGATATTTTAGATACTTTTGAAGATGTCGAGTATGAAAGGAGAACTGTTGAGGTTTCCTTGATG GGTCGCAAAGAAAAAACTCATTATAAAGGATTATTTTCCTACCAGGCTTTGGAAACCTCATTCCCTTTGGTACCTAACCTGCCTGACATGAAGAAG GATAGTTCTGAGAAGTTACAAGCTCACACCTATGTATGGAGTGACAAAAATGATCCAAACTTGTATGGAGTTTGGGATTTTGAG GAATGGAAACGAGTACACATGAATGATTTTATCAAGATGACCACTGGGTTTGTGGAAGAATTGGAGCAGCCTGAATCAAAACCAAGAGTTGCCACATATGAATCATTCTATAACCAGGATGGTCAAAATCCCCCTACCTCTTGA
- the LOC126709039 gene encoding proteasome subunit beta type-6 produces MDLSNNLDAPHSMGTTIIGVTYNGGVVLGADSRTSTGVYVANRASDKITQLTDNVYVCRSGSAADSQIVSDYVRYFLHQHTIQLGQPATVKVAANLVRLLAYNNKNMLQTGMIVGGWDKYEGGKIYGVPLGGTIIEQPFSIGGSGSSYLYGFFDQAWKEGMTKDEAEQLVVKAVSLAIARDGASGGVVRTVIINSEGVTRNFYAGDKLPLWHEELEPHNSLLDILNSTSPEPMNI; encoded by the exons ATGGATCTTAGCAACAATCTAGATGCCCCTCACTCCATGGGCACCACCATCATCGGCGTCACTTACAACGGCGGTGTTGTTCTCGGAGCCGACTCTCGCACCAGCActg GAGTCTATGTTGCTAACCGTGCATCGGACAAGATTACTCAGCTGACCGATAATGTGTATGTTTGTCGCTCTGGATCG GCTGCAGATTCCCAGATTGTTTCCGACTATGTGCGTTACTTCCTTCATCAGCACAC GATACAGTTAGGGCAGCCTGCAACTGTCAAGGTTGCTGCGAACCTCGTCAGGCTACTAGCCTATAATAACAAG AACATGTTACAAACTGGCATGATTGTTGGTGGGTGGGACAAGTATGAAGGTGGTAAAATTTATGGAGTTCCTCTTGGTGGAACGATAATAGAGCAGCCTTTTTCAATTGGAG GATCTGGTTCTAGTTACTTGTACGGGTTTTTCGATCAAGCATGGAAAGAAGGAATGACCAAAGATGAAGCTGAG CAATTAGTGGTTAAGGCAGTTTCCCTTGCCATTGCACGTGATGGTGCTAGTGGTGGTGTTGTTCGTACTGTCATT ATAAATTCCGAGGGAGTGACAAGAAACTTCTACGCCGGTGACAAACTTCCGTTGTGGCATGAGGAATTGGAGCCACATAACTCACTGTTGGACATACTGAACTCGACCAGTCCTGAGCCAATGAACATATGA